A section of the Prevotella melaninogenica genome encodes:
- a CDS encoding DUF417 family protein: MNKVKLLLDFVLNTAASLKGTGIHLIRIAIFIIFVWIGGLKFWNYEAEGIVPFVANSPFMSFFYSKDAPEYKDYKLKEGEFDQVKHEWHKANNTYTFSHGLGIAIMSFGILTLLGIWFPKIGFVGSGLVIIMTFGTLSFLVTTPETWVPDLGSGEHGFPLLTGAGRLVIKDVCILAGAVVVLADCAQRILKNNKR; the protein is encoded by the coding sequence ATGAACAAAGTAAAATTATTATTAGATTTCGTTCTTAACACCGCAGCATCGCTGAAGGGTACAGGTATTCATTTGATACGTATTGCCATCTTTATCATCTTCGTATGGATTGGTGGTTTGAAGTTCTGGAACTATGAGGCAGAGGGTATTGTACCTTTCGTTGCTAACAGTCCTTTTATGAGTTTCTTCTATTCAAAGGATGCACCTGAATATAAGGACTACAAACTCAAAGAAGGTGAGTTTGATCAAGTTAAGCATGAGTGGCACAAGGCAAATAATACTTACACCTTCTCACATGGCTTAGGTATTGCTATCATGTCATTCGGTATCTTGACATTATTGGGTATTTGGTTCCCTAAGATTGGTTTTGTAGGCTCCGGACTGGTTATTATCATGACATTCGGAACGCTATCCTTCCTTGTCACGACCCCTGAAACATGGGTACCAGACTTAGGTAGTGGCGAGCACGGATTCCCATTACTTACGGGTGCAGGTCGACTTGTCATCAAGGATGTATGTATTTTAGCAGGCGCAGTGGTAGTTTTAGCAGACTGTGCACAACGAATCTTGAAAAATAATAAGAGATAG